The DNA segment TTACGGGCGGAGCTGCCGGTCTGTGTGGTCCGTGGATTGATGTGGTTTCCCCGCCGCGACCCGGACCAGCGGCTTTGTCTGTCCGATGCGCCCCTGGTGCATTTTCATGGGGCTGGTCGCCGCTGGGGGCGCACCTTTCGCATGCGGGCTTTCGCCCGTCAGCTGGCTTGAGGGCGAGCAAAGCGGACTAGGGTCGCAGGGCATAGACGTTTCCCGAGCGGGTGGCGATATAGAGATGTTCGCCACGGGGCAGGGGCGAGGCGGAAATGGCCCCCTCTCCCTGCCAGCGCCAGAGTACAGCGCCATCACTGCGGGCAAGTGCGGTGACACCGCCGTCATGATCGGCAATGATCACCGAGCGACGGGTCAGGCTGGGCCCGGCGGTGATCCATTCCTCACTGACCCGGCGCTGCCAGACACGCAGTCCCAGATCCTCCCGCAGGGCATAGACCCGCCCGCTGCGATCGGCGACATAGACCTGGTCACCGTCAAATGCGGCCGGCGCAGAGACGGGCTCTTCGGTTTCGAATTTCCAGTTCTCTACTCCCACGCTCAGAAACAGGGAATGGGTCTGGCCGTCCATGACTCCCAGATAGCCGAATTGCCCCGCTGCCGCCAGGCCGCCATACACCGCATCACCTACCTGAAATTCCCAACGTTCCTCGCCGGACATCAGATCCAGGCCCGCCACCTTGCCCCGGCTGGTGCCGACAAATACCCGGCTATTGAGCTCGGCCGCAGCTGCATTGATGGAGCCATCCAGCTCCGTGGTCCAGAAGCGGTAGCCATCGGTCGGATCCAGCAGGCTGACCCGTCCACGGCCATCGGCGCTGACCAGTCCCAGATGAGTGGATTGCAGCCCGGCAGCGTAGGCGGCGTCGGATTGATCGCGCCAGCGACGCTCACCGTTGCCCAGTGACACGGCATGAATGCCACCGCCCATGTCGGCGAAATAGACGGTATCGCCGTGGACCACCGGTGCCCCGCGTACGGCCCCATCCCCCTGGTAACGCCAGTTGATGTCCCCGTCCCGGCGATTCAGGGCAATGAGTTCGCCGCCTTCGGTGCCAAAGATAAGCTGATCTGATGTGGTCGCCATGCCGCCGCGAATGGGGGATTCGGCCTGAAAATGCCAGTCGGTATCGGGGCGCTCGACAAAACCTCGCTGGGAGAACTGTCCAATGCGGCTGCTGTCGGCTCGATCGTGAACCGGACCACTGCTGCCGCAGGCCGTGAGCAGGGCCGTGAACAGGAACGCAATTAGGAAACGAATCACCGGGTGCTTCCCCCTTCTTGTCGATGGTCATGCTGGGCGAGTGCCCAGCGCACATGTTCCCGAACCAGGGCGGAAGGGTGATCCCGGCGACGGTTCAGGGCTTGGATGACATTGGGTCGGCTGGGTGCATTGCCCAGTGCGACCGCGATATTGCGAAGCCAGCGTTCATGGCCGATTCGCCGTATGGGGCTGCCGGCCAGACGATCCAGAAAGTCCTGTTCGCTCCAGTCGAACAGGGCCACCAGTTCGGGCGTGTCCAGCTCATGTCGGGGCGAGAAGTCCACCTCCTCGCTGTTTTGGGCAAATTTATTCCAGGGGCAGACCAGTTGGCAATCATCACAGCCATAGATGCGGTTGCCCATGGCCCGGCGATAGCGTTCCGGGATGGGGCCGTCATGCTCGATGGTGAGGTAGGAGATGCACTTTCGGGCATCCAGGCGGTAGGGGCCGGTAATGGCCCCGGTAGGGCAGGCATCGATGCAGCGACGACAGCTGCCGCAGTGATCCTGGCCGGCCTCGTCCACCGGCAGGGGCAGATCCGTGTAAAGCTCCCCCAGAAAGAACCAGGACCCGGCCTGCTGGTGGAGCAGATTGGTGTGTTTGCCCTGCCATCCCAGGCCGGCCTTGGCCGCCAGGGGTTTTTCCATGACCGGGGCGCTGTCCACCAGTGCCCGGTAGCCGAATTCCCCCACTTCCGACTGGATTTTTTCAGCCAGCTTCTGCAGGCGTTTGCGCATCAACTTGTGATAATCCCGGCCCAGGGCATAGCGGGAGACAAAGGCCTTCTCGCCGTCGGCCATGACCGACCAGCTGTCGGCCACCTCGGCCGGGCGGTAGTCCAGTCGTACCGAGATCACTCGCAGGGTTCCGGGCACCAAGTCCTCCGGCCGGCTGCGTTTGTTCCCGTGTCGGGCCATCCATTCCATGGTGCCGTGGCGATCGGAAGCCAGCCACTGCTGCAGGCGGTGTTCCTGTCCCTGCAAGTCGGTGTCCGTGATGCCCACTGCCTGAAAGCCCAGGGCGAGCCCCCAGCCCCGAATGCGTTCGGCCAGGGCCTGATAATCCACCGGATGGTCACTTTGTTGGCTGTGCGCATTCATGGTTGGAATATTGTCTCATTAACCGTTGTTCCTGTGGCGCTTATCGGGCCAGTCAGGCCGGGCAGGGACAAGTACGCTCTGGGCCCGTATAATTTCAGCCATGACTCAAGTACCCGAACAGGCCCTTTATACCGCCGCCCAGGTTCGCGAACTGGACCGTCTGGCCATAGAGGAAGCCGGCATCGGTGGCTATCCCCTGATGTGTCGTGCTGGAGAGGCCGCTTTCCAGCGCCTGCGCTTCTTCTGGCCCGGCGGCAGTGGTCGACTGTTGGTGTTGACTGGGCCCGGCAACAATGGGGGCGATGGTTATGTGATTGCCCGCCTGGCCCTGGAAGCCGGATTGATGGTCAGTCTGATACCGGCCGGCGATCCGGAAAAACTGAAGGGGGATGCCGCCCGGGCTCGCTCCGATTGGCTGGCCGCCGGTGGTGAGGAATTTCGCTTCGAGGGGCGTTTGCCCGAAGACACCGGCTTGATCGTGGACGCCCTGCTGGGCACTGGGCTGACCCGCGCGCCGGAAGGCCTGATTGCCGAGTTGATTGAGCTCGCCAACAGTCATCCGGCCCCGGTATTCGCCGTGGATTGCCCCACGGGGCTGGATGCCGATGGTGGCCAGATTCTGGGAACGGCCATGCAGGCGGCCCACACCTCCACCTTTGTGGGCCGCAAACAGGGTTTGTATACCGGTCAGGCACGGGCTGTCACCGGTCGCATCCATTTCGAACGCCTCGCGGTGCCCGATTCGGTCTATCAGGGCACCACGCCGTCGGCCTTTCTGATTGAGCGCCGCGAAGTGGCGGAGATGTTGCCGCCCCGACAGTCCACCGCTCACAAGGGGCAGCACGGGCATGTGGTGGTGATGGGGGGAGATCACGGCATGGGCGGGGCGGCCTTGCTGGCGGCGGAGTCGGCCTTGCGTGGCGGCGCCGGCCGGGTCAGCCTGCTCACCCGGCCGGGGCATGTGTCGGCCGCCTTGAGTCGTGCGCCGTCTCTGCTGGTGCGAGGTATTCGCCGCCCCGGCCAGGCGCGTCCGCTGCTGGCCGACGCCGATGTCATTGTGCTCGGACCCGGCCTTGGCCAATCCCGCTGGGGACGCGGGCTTTGGCGGCTGGCCCTGGAGAGTGGCCGGGCCCTGGTGCTGGATGCCGATGCCCTCAATTTGAGTGCCGGCCAGACAGATCCGCTGCCGCCTGGTTCAGTGATCACTCCGCACCCCGGCGAAGCCGCCCGTCTGATGGGTTGCAGCATCCCCGAGCTTGAGCGCAATCGCTTTGATAGCGCCACGGCGCTGGCGGGGCGCTGGCGGGCGACGGTGATTCTCAAGGGCGCCGGCAGCCTGGTGGCGGCTCCTGACTGGCCGCTTCGTGTTTGTGATGCCGGCAATGCCGGCATGGCGGTGGCCGGCATGGGGGATGTCCTGGCCGGCTTGGTGGGTGCCCTGCGTGCCCAGGGACTGGAGGCGCGAGAAGCCGCCACGGCCGCGGTCTGGCTGCATGCGGCCGCCGGCGATCTGGCGGCCCGTGAACTGGGCCCCCGTGGGCTTCAGCCCATGGACTTGTTCGCACCCATCATGCGATTGGCCAATCCCCCCGAGGCCCGGCGATGAACTGGAACCTGCCGGATGAATCCGCCAGCCAGTATTTCGGCGCTGCCCTGGCCCGGGCAATGATGGATAGTGATCCCCGCGCCGGCGCGGTGATATGGCTGCAGGGCGATCTGGGGGCCGGGAAGACCTTTCTGGTTCGTGCATTATTGCGAGCTTTGGGCGAAACCGGGCCGGTACGCAGTCCCACCTATACCCTGATGGAACCCTATGAGTTGGCCGGCCGGTGCATCTGGCATATGGATCTGTATCGCCTGGCCGATCCCGAAGAGCTGGAGTTTCTCGGGATTCGCGAACTGGATGAATCGGATCAGTTTCTGCTGGTGGAATGGCCCGAGCGGGGCCGGGATTACTTGCCGGCCCCGGATCTCAAGCTCCAGATGCAGCACCGCGATGCGGGGCGGGCCGTGGCGGCGACGGCCTCCAGTCCACGGGGTCAGCAGTTACTGGACCGTTTGCGGGTCGAGCAAGAGGCGAGTGGAACAGGCGCCCCAGGCTGAAGTATCATGGCAAGAAGTCCTCGTATCTCGCTATATTTTCTGAAAAAACTTGATTTTATCCCCCCCTGTTGTATACATTCACCCTAGAACAGCCCTTTTCCAATGCGACCGGCGCATTGAAACCCCGCCGGCAAGGGAGTGGCCCACAATGCGTTCCGCTCTGACATTCCTTCTCTTGATCCTGGTCCTGTTTGCACCCAACCCGGTGCAGGCAACGGATGTGGAAGGGGTTCGTCTGTGGGATTCGCCGGAACGCACCCGGGTGGTTTTCGATCTCAGCGGCCCGGTGGAGCATCGCCTGTTCAGCCTTTCCGAGCCGGATCGAATTGTTATTGATTTGAGCGATGCCCGCCTGGCCGATGGTTTCCGGCCGGATGGGGATGGGGTGGTGGAAAGTATCCGCAGCGGTACTCGCGAGGAGAATGATCTTCGCGTGGTGCTGGATCTGGCCGAGGAGGCCCGGCCACGCAGTTTCGTGGTGGAGCCCAATGAACAGTATGGGCACCGCCTGGTGGTGGATCTGGATCGGGTTCAGGGGCAGGAACGGGCCCGGGAGGCGGTTCGCCAGTTGCCAAGCGGAGAGGATCGGCCGGTGGTGATCGCCATTGATCCCGGCCATGGCGGCGAAGACCCGGGCGCCATCGGTCCCCAGGGGACCCGGGAGAAGGACGTGGTGATGCAGATCGCCCGCCGCCTGGAGCGCTTGCTGGAGGAAGAGCCGGGCATGGAACCCTTTATGATCCGTACCGGGGATTATTTTGTCTCTCTCCGTGATCGGGTTCAGCGAGCGCGGGATGCCGAGGCGGATCTGTTTGTCTCCATTCATGCCGATGCTTTCAAGGACCCCCGGGCCCGCGGTGCGTCGGTGTACACCCTCTCGGAACAGGGCGCCAGTCACGAAGCTGCCCAATGGTTGGCGGACCGGGAGAACTCGGCGGACTTGATTGGCGGGGTGAAACTTTCGGACAAGGATGACACCGTGGCCTCGGTGCTCATGGATCTCTCCCAGTCGGCTTCCATCAGTGCGAGTCTGGAACTGGGGGACAGAATGGTGCAGCAGATGAGCGGCAATCTGAGAATGCACAAGCGCGAGGTGATGCAGGCTGGCTTTGCCGTGCTCAAGGCGCCGGATATTCCCTCCATCCTGGTGGAGAGCGCTTTCATTTCCAATCCCCAGGAGGAGCAGCTGCTGAATCAACAGGAATACCAGGAGAATGTGGCCCGCTACATGCTGAAAGGGGTTCGGGATTATTTCTGGGAGAACCCAGTGCCGGGTACCCGAATAGCCCAGATGGTTCGTGATGGCGACAGCGCCGAGCGGGAGCATCGCAT comes from the Natronospira proteinivora genome and includes:
- a CDS encoding outer membrane protein assembly factor BamB family protein, which translates into the protein MIRFLIAFLFTALLTACGSSGPVHDRADSSRIGQFSQRGFVERPDTDWHFQAESPIRGGMATTSDQLIFGTEGGELIALNRRDGDINWRYQGDGAVRGAPVVHGDTVYFADMGGGIHAVSLGNGERRWRDQSDAAYAAGLQSTHLGLVSADGRGRVSLLDPTDGYRFWTTELDGSINAAAAELNSRVFVGTSRGKVAGLDLMSGEERWEFQVGDAVYGGLAAAGQFGYLGVMDGQTHSLFLSVGVENWKFETEEPVSAPAAFDGDQVYVADRSGRVYALREDLGLRVWQRRVSEEWITAGPSLTRRSVIIADHDGGVTALARSDGAVLWRWQGEGAISASPLPRGEHLYIATRSGNVYALRP
- the queG gene encoding tRNA epoxyqueuosine(34) reductase QueG yields the protein MNAHSQQSDHPVDYQALAERIRGWGLALGFQAVGITDTDLQGQEHRLQQWLASDRHGTMEWMARHGNKRSRPEDLVPGTLRVISVRLDYRPAEVADSWSVMADGEKAFVSRYALGRDYHKLMRKRLQKLAEKIQSEVGEFGYRALVDSAPVMEKPLAAKAGLGWQGKHTNLLHQQAGSWFFLGELYTDLPLPVDEAGQDHCGSCRRCIDACPTGAITGPYRLDARKCISYLTIEHDGPIPERYRRAMGNRIYGCDDCQLVCPWNKFAQNSEEVDFSPRHELDTPELVALFDWSEQDFLDRLAGSPIRRIGHERWLRNIAVALGNAPSRPNVIQALNRRRDHPSALVREHVRWALAQHDHRQEGGSTR
- a CDS encoding NAD(P)H-hydrate dehydratase; translation: MTQVPEQALYTAAQVRELDRLAIEEAGIGGYPLMCRAGEAAFQRLRFFWPGGSGRLLVLTGPGNNGGDGYVIARLALEAGLMVSLIPAGDPEKLKGDAARARSDWLAAGGEEFRFEGRLPEDTGLIVDALLGTGLTRAPEGLIAELIELANSHPAPVFAVDCPTGLDADGGQILGTAMQAAHTSTFVGRKQGLYTGQARAVTGRIHFERLAVPDSVYQGTTPSAFLIERREVAEMLPPRQSTAHKGQHGHVVVMGGDHGMGGAALLAAESALRGGAGRVSLLTRPGHVSAALSRAPSLLVRGIRRPGQARPLLADADVIVLGPGLGQSRWGRGLWRLALESGRALVLDADALNLSAGQTDPLPPGSVITPHPGEAARLMGCSIPELERNRFDSATALAGRWRATVILKGAGSLVAAPDWPLRVCDAGNAGMAVAGMGDVLAGLVGALRAQGLEAREAATAAVWLHAAAGDLAARELGPRGLQPMDLFAPIMRLANPPEARR
- the tsaE gene encoding tRNA (adenosine(37)-N6)-threonylcarbamoyltransferase complex ATPase subunit type 1 TsaE, encoding MNWNLPDESASQYFGAALARAMMDSDPRAGAVIWLQGDLGAGKTFLVRALLRALGETGPVRSPTYTLMEPYELAGRCIWHMDLYRLADPEELEFLGIRELDESDQFLLVEWPERGRDYLPAPDLKLQMQHRDAGRAVAATASSPRGQQLLDRLRVEQEASGTGAPG
- a CDS encoding N-acetylmuramoyl-L-alanine amidase, producing MRSALTFLLLILVLFAPNPVQATDVEGVRLWDSPERTRVVFDLSGPVEHRLFSLSEPDRIVIDLSDARLADGFRPDGDGVVESIRSGTREENDLRVVLDLAEEARPRSFVVEPNEQYGHRLVVDLDRVQGQERAREAVRQLPSGEDRPVVIAIDPGHGGEDPGAIGPQGTREKDVVMQIARRLERLLEEEPGMEPFMIRTGDYFVSLRDRVQRARDAEADLFVSIHADAFKDPRARGASVYTLSEQGASHEAAQWLADRENSADLIGGVKLSDKDDTVASVLMDLSQSASISASLELGDRMVQQMSGNLRMHKREVMQAGFAVLKAPDIPSILVESAFISNPQEEQLLNQQEYQENVARYMLKGVRDYFWENPVPGTRIAQMVRDGDSAEREHRISRGETLSAIARKYDVSVQKIRQANSLNGDQIRVGQVLRIPTSS